Proteins co-encoded in one Corylus avellana chromosome ca9, CavTom2PMs-1.0 genomic window:
- the LOC132191340 gene encoding protein root UVB sensitive 5 isoform X1, producing the protein MSLVSCILRVSFPTRAFESSRKSRGATRRRFQILCFSSQPNLPEGEEEEEEDGADHGRQVILVERYGNGIAKRYMLDEESGLRTFVEEHSSDTNRLQDFDTSDTTLSWLPDVVKDFILPAGFPGSVSDDYLQYMLLQFPTNITGWICHTLVTSSLLKAVGVGSFSGTTAAASAAAASAAAIRWVSKDGIGAVGRLFIGGRFGNLFDDDPKQWRMYADFIGSAGSIFDLSTPLYPAYFLPLASLGNLAKAVARGLKDPSFRVIQNHFAISGNLGEVAAKEEVWEVAAQLLGLALGILILDAPGLLKSYPVLSLTWMSMRLLHLWLRYQSLSVLLFNTINLKRACLLVKSHVLHSIVPGCVACNKDENILLWQRFMKPRITFGVSLEEMVCGGRSVSMIKTLLKLYAKEQYILMVNQQQGDFEVFVSFKVEATSVSVLRSVWQTYWLHENWDSSDDVFHQLAQSILQMEDRFEDFIQQLNRAGWDTDQINLRVPKEITIDESGLV; encoded by the exons ATGTCGTTAGTGTCGTGCATTCTGCGAGTATCATTTCCCACGCGCGCTTTTGAATCTTCCAGAAAGAGTAGGGGAGCAACGCGTCGTCGTTTTCAAATTCTATGCTTTTCTTCGCAGCCAAACCTTCccgaaggagaagaagaagaagaagaagacggggCTGATCATGGCAg GCAGGTGATCTTGGTGGAGAGATATGGCAATGGCATTGCTAAGAG GTACATGTTAGATGAAGAATCGGGATTGCGAACTTTTGTTGAGGAGCATAGTTCAGATACTAATAGGTTACAAGACTTTGATACCTCTGACACTACATTATCGTGGCTTCCGGACGTtgttaaagattttattttacctGCAGGATTCCCAG GATCAGTGTCAGATGATTACTTGCAGTACATGTTGTTACAGTTCCCTACCAATATTACTGGATGGATCTGCCACACATTAGTCACATCAAGTCTTCTTAAG GCTGTTGGTGTTGGCTCTTTCTCAGGAACTACTGCTGCCGCCTCTGCTGCTGCCGCCTCAGCTGCTGCCATCAG ATGGGTGTCAAAGGACGGCATTGGAGCTGTTGGACGCTTATTCATTG GCGGCCGGTTTGGAAATCTTTTTGATGACGATCCAAAACAATGGCGCATGTACGCAGACTTCATTGGTAGTGCAGGAAG CATTTTCGATCTAAGTACGCCACTGTATCCTGCCTATTTTTTACCATTGGCATCTCTTGGAAATCTTGCCAAG GCTGTAGCAAGAGGACTAAAAGATCCTTCATTTCGAGTGATTCAAAACCATTTTGCAATCTCAGGAAATCTGGGAGAGGTAGCAGCAAAG GAGGAAGTTTGGGAAGTAGCAGCACAGCTTCTTGGCCTTGCTCTGGGCATACTGATCCTG GATGCACCTGGCCTTCTCAAATCATATCCAGTGTTGTCATTGACATGGATGAGCATGCGGCTTCTGCACCTTTGGTTACGTTATCAATCACTTTCGGTTCTACTATTTAACAca ATAAACCTCAAGCGTGCTTGTCTGCTGgtaaaatcacatgttttacACTCTATTGTTCCAG GATGTGTTGCATGCAACAAggatgaaaatattttattatggcAAAGATTCATGAAGCCACGGATAACATTTGGTGTGTCCTTGGAGGAGATGGTTTGTGGTGGGAGATCTGTTTCCATG ATAAAAACACTTCTAAAATTATATGCAAAGGAGCAATATATTCTTATGGTGAACCAACAGCAAGGAGATTTTGAGGTCTTTGTCTCATTCAAG GTGGAAGCTACAAGTGTGTCTGTCTTGCGTAGTGTGTGGCAGACTTATTGGCTACATGAGAACTGGGACAGTTCAGATGATGTCTTCCATCAGCTCGCACAAAGCATATTGCAGATGGAAGATAGATTTGAGGATTTCATCCAACAGTTAAATAGAGCTGGATGGGATACTGATCAAATAAATCTGAGGGTCCCTAAGGAAATTACCATTGATGAATCAGGTCTTGTTTGA
- the LOC132191340 gene encoding protein root UVB sensitive 5 isoform X2 has product MSLVSCILRVSFPTRAFESSRKSRGATRRRFQILCFSSQPNLPEGEEEEEEDGADHGRQVILVERYGNGIAKRYMLDEESGLRTFVEEHSSDTNRLQDFDTSDTTLSWLPDVVKDFILPAGFPGSVSDDYLQYMLLQFPTNITGWICHTLVTSSLLKAVGVGSFSGTTAAASAAAASAAAIRWVSKDGIGAVGRLFIGGRFGNLFDDDPKQWRMYADFIGSAGSIFDLSTPLYPAYFLPLASLGNLAKAVARGLKDPSFRVIQNHFAISGNLGEVAAKEEVWEVAAQLLGLALGILILDAPGLLKSYPVLSLTWMSMRLLHLWLRYQSLSVLLFNTINLKRACLLVKSHVLHSIVPGCVACNKDENILLWQRFMKPRITFGVSLEEMVCGGRSVSMIKTLLKLYAKEQYILMVNQQQGDFEVEATSVSVLRSVWQTYWLHENWDSSDDVFHQLAQSILQMEDRFEDFIQQLNRAGWDTDQINLRVPKEITIDESGLV; this is encoded by the exons ATGTCGTTAGTGTCGTGCATTCTGCGAGTATCATTTCCCACGCGCGCTTTTGAATCTTCCAGAAAGAGTAGGGGAGCAACGCGTCGTCGTTTTCAAATTCTATGCTTTTCTTCGCAGCCAAACCTTCccgaaggagaagaagaagaagaagaagacggggCTGATCATGGCAg GCAGGTGATCTTGGTGGAGAGATATGGCAATGGCATTGCTAAGAG GTACATGTTAGATGAAGAATCGGGATTGCGAACTTTTGTTGAGGAGCATAGTTCAGATACTAATAGGTTACAAGACTTTGATACCTCTGACACTACATTATCGTGGCTTCCGGACGTtgttaaagattttattttacctGCAGGATTCCCAG GATCAGTGTCAGATGATTACTTGCAGTACATGTTGTTACAGTTCCCTACCAATATTACTGGATGGATCTGCCACACATTAGTCACATCAAGTCTTCTTAAG GCTGTTGGTGTTGGCTCTTTCTCAGGAACTACTGCTGCCGCCTCTGCTGCTGCCGCCTCAGCTGCTGCCATCAG ATGGGTGTCAAAGGACGGCATTGGAGCTGTTGGACGCTTATTCATTG GCGGCCGGTTTGGAAATCTTTTTGATGACGATCCAAAACAATGGCGCATGTACGCAGACTTCATTGGTAGTGCAGGAAG CATTTTCGATCTAAGTACGCCACTGTATCCTGCCTATTTTTTACCATTGGCATCTCTTGGAAATCTTGCCAAG GCTGTAGCAAGAGGACTAAAAGATCCTTCATTTCGAGTGATTCAAAACCATTTTGCAATCTCAGGAAATCTGGGAGAGGTAGCAGCAAAG GAGGAAGTTTGGGAAGTAGCAGCACAGCTTCTTGGCCTTGCTCTGGGCATACTGATCCTG GATGCACCTGGCCTTCTCAAATCATATCCAGTGTTGTCATTGACATGGATGAGCATGCGGCTTCTGCACCTTTGGTTACGTTATCAATCACTTTCGGTTCTACTATTTAACAca ATAAACCTCAAGCGTGCTTGTCTGCTGgtaaaatcacatgttttacACTCTATTGTTCCAG GATGTGTTGCATGCAACAAggatgaaaatattttattatggcAAAGATTCATGAAGCCACGGATAACATTTGGTGTGTCCTTGGAGGAGATGGTTTGTGGTGGGAGATCTGTTTCCATG ATAAAAACACTTCTAAAATTATATGCAAAGGAGCAATATATTCTTATGGTGAACCAACAGCAAGGAGATTTTGAG GTGGAAGCTACAAGTGTGTCTGTCTTGCGTAGTGTGTGGCAGACTTATTGGCTACATGAGAACTGGGACAGTTCAGATGATGTCTTCCATCAGCTCGCACAAAGCATATTGCAGATGGAAGATAGATTTGAGGATTTCATCCAACAGTTAAATAGAGCTGGATGGGATACTGATCAAATAAATCTGAGGGTCCCTAAGGAAATTACCATTGATGAATCAGGTCTTGTTTGA
- the LOC132191342 gene encoding probable envelope ADP,ATP carrier protein, chloroplastic: MSEERAVLVCRDIPSLRESFNSTFIRTTDYEPLWKTARLSCTASGSRCNFACVSMAEKRDQREFEPTPAQLLKHPLAIVACVPKDAALFAAGAIAGAAAKTVTAPLERIKLLMQTHGVRVGKESAKKAIGFIEAITLIGKEEGIKGYWKGNLPQVIRVIPYSAVQLFAYETYKKLFRGKDGELSVIGRLAAGACAGMTSTFVTYPLDVLRLRLAVEPGYRTMSEVALNMLREEGFASFYFGLGPSLLGIAPYVAVNFCVFDLVKKSLPEKYQKRTETSLLTAVVSASLSTITCYPLDTVRRQMQMRGTPYKTILDAFPGIVARDGIVGLYRGFVPNALKTLPNSSIRLTTFDIVKRLIAASEKEFQRIMEGNRSKHS, from the exons ATGAGCGAAGAGAGAGCCGTTCTAGTGTGCCGCGACATCCCAAGCCTTAGAGAAAGCTTCAATTCCACTTTTATTCGGACCACGGACTACGAGCCGCTATGGAAGACCGCGCGGCTCAGCTGTACTGCGAGTGGCAGCCGCTGTAATTTCGCCTGCGTTTCGATGGCAGAAAAGAGAGACCAGAGGGAGTTCGAGCCGACTCCGGCTCAGCTCCTGAAGCACCCGCTGGCTATCGTCGCTTGCGTTCCCAAGGACGCCGCGCTCTTCGCCGCCGGCGCCATCGCCGGTGCCGCTGCCAAGACCGTCACGGCTCCGCTCGAACGCATCAAGCTCCTCATGCAG aCTCACGGTGTGCGAGTTGGAAAAGAAAGTGCTAAGAAAGCGATTGGTTTCATCGAG GCCATAACATTGATTGGGAAGGAAGAAGGGATCAAAGGGTACTGGAAAGGCAACCTTCCTCAG GTGATACGGGTCATACCTTACAGTGCAGTCCAGCTTTTTGCTTATGAAACTTACAAG AAATTATTTAGGGGAAAGGATGGTGAGCTTTCTGTTATTGGAAGACTTGCGGCAGGTGCATGCGCTGGCATGACGTCCACTTTT GTAACATACCCTTTAGATGTCCTGaggttacggttagcagttgAACCAGGGTACCGAACTATGTCTGAG GTTGCTTTAAACATGCTCAGAGAAGAAGGATTTGCCTCATTTTACTTTGGTCTTGGGCCTTCCCTTCTCGGAATAGCACCTTATGTTGCTGTGAACTTTTGTGTTTTTGACTT GGTGAAGAAGTCTTTGCCAGAGAAATATCAGAAAAGGACCGAAACATCTCTACTAACTGCTGTGGTGTCAGCTTCTCTTTCCACGATCACATGCTATCCCTTGGACACCGTGAGAAGACAGATGCAAATGAGGGGCACACCTTATAAGACAATTCTGGATGCCTTTCCAG GAATTGTGGCACGCGATGGAATAGTCGGCTTGTACCGAGGCTTTGTTCCCAATGCTTTAAAAACCCTACCAAATAGCAG CATTAGGCTTACCACCTTTGACATTGTTAAGCGCCTAATTGCGGCCAGTGAGAAAGAGTTTCAGAGAATCATGGAGGGAAATCGCAGTAAACACAGCTAG
- the LOC132192178 gene encoding vacuolar cation/proton exchanger 3-like: protein MASSQSSSHQEPWLLENGNLKSLTKEMRHGHGRTAHNLSATSLRKKSDLTLISKIPYVCLRQMLANLQEVVFGTKLFVLFPAIPLAILAECYGFGRPWVFALSLLGLIPLAERVSFLTEQIAYYTGPTVGGLLNATCGNATELIIAILALKEHKIALVKYSLLGSILSNLLLVLGTSLFCGGLYNLRSEQKYDRRQADVNSLMLLLALLCHLLPMLFRFAGASAALTADPTLQLSRASSIVMLIAYAAYLFFQMWTHRQLFEAEEESEGDGDVAEEKPAIGFWSGFAWLLGMTLIIALLSEYVVATIQDASESWGLSVSFLSIILLPIVGNAAEHAGAIIFAFKNKLDISLGVALGSATQIAMFVVPLCVVVAWIMGINMDLDFNILETGSLALAIIATAFTLQDGTSHYMKGTVLLLCYVIIGACFFVSNPPFNQANVINSSGLKMTTKAVFRV from the exons ATGGCTTCTTCACAAAGCAGCTCTCACCAAGAGCCATGGCTGTTGGAAAATGGCAACCTCAAGAGCTTGACCAAGGAGATGCGGCACGGCCATGGCCGCACCGCGCACAACCTCTCCGCGACGTCGCTCCGAAAGAAGTCAGACCTCACACTTATCTCGAAGATTCCTTATGTCTGTCTCAGACAGATGTTGGCTAATCTTCAGGAGGTTGTTTTTGGGACCAAGCTTTTTGTACTCTTCCCAGCCATCCCCCTTGCCATTCTAGCAGAGTGTTATGGTTTTGGAAGA CCCTGGGTTTTTGCTTTGAGCTTACTTGGACTTATACCACTTGCTGAACGTGTGAGCTTCTTGACAGA ACAAATAGCTTATTACACTGGTCCgacag TTGGAGGGCTCCTTAATGCAACATGTGGGAATGCCACAGAGCTCATTATCGCTATACTTGCTCTGAAGGAACATAAAATAGCATTGGTCAAGTATTCTCTCTTGGGCTCAATTCTTTCCAACCTTCTTCTGGTTCTTGGCACATCTCTCTTTTGTGGTGGCCTTTACAACCTTAGAAGCGAACAAAAATACGACAGA AGACAAGCGGATGTGAACTCACTCATGCTGCTGTTGGCGTTGCTGTGCCACTTGCTACCTATGTTGTTTCGGTTTGCTGGAGCCTCGGCGGCTTTGACAGCCGACCCGACACTCCAGCTGTCGAGAGCTAGTAGCATCGTTATGCTTATTGCATACGCTGCGTACCTCTTTTTCCAAATGTGGACTCACCGCCAATTGTTTGAAGCCGAGGAG GAATCCGAGGGTGATGGCGATGTTGCAGAAGAAAAGCCCGCAATAGGATTCTGGAGTGGATTTGCTTGGTTGCTCGGGATGACCTTAATCATAGCTTTGTTGTCCGAGTATGTCGTCGCTACAATTCAG GATGCATCAGAGTCCTGGGGCTTGTCTGTCAGCTTCCTCAGCATAATCTTGCTACCAATTGTTGGAAATGCAGCGGAACATGCAGGAGCAATCATTTTTGCTTTTAAGAACAAGTTG GATATATCTTTAGGTGTTGCCTTGGGGTCTGCGACTCAAATTGCAATGTTTGTG GTTCCATTGTGTGTGGTTGTGGCTTGGATTATGGGCATCAATATGGATCTTGATTTCAACATCCTTGAGACCGGCTCTCTTGCTTTAGCAATAATTGCTACAGCCTTCACTCTGCAG GATGGAACTTCTCACTACATGAAAGGAACGGTTCTCCTCTTGTGCTACGTTATTATTGGAGCATGCTTCTTCGTATCCAACCCACCATTCA ACCAAGCAAATGTCATCAACTCGTCGGGACTTAAGATGACAACAAAAGCGGTCTTCAGAGTTTAA